The window ACTGGGGTAGAATTCCTTTGGCAAACATGCGCGTCAGCAGATTTGGCAGAAACTCCGTGTAAAAATCCTGATTGTTAGTTTGCTGTTGATTGTAATCAAAACCTCGCGAAGCTTCGAAAAGATAAGCATGCAGGTTAACGACACTGATATTTTCTTTCCAGGGCGCCATTAGTTCAGCCATCCACGTGCCGATCATGTGGTTGAAACATGTCAGAAAAACGCGCTCTCCGGTTGCGGCAGCTCGAACTGCTGATTCCATAGCGACCATAGTTTTACCTGTTCCGGCGCTACCCTGAATTAAACAACGATTATTTGAATGAATATGATCAAGGATACGGAACTGCTCGGTCGTGTAGGATTTTACTTGCTTGTGAAATGCTTCGAGTCTCTCTTTAGAAGTTCTTATGCGCTCAAAGTCCCCTCTCAGGAAATGACAGAGTTCATCAATGTCTTTTAAAGAAAGAATTGATTCTGATTCAGAGAACCAGCGTTGATTCCGGTGTTTTAATAAGGTCTGTTTTTTCAGTCTTTCAAAAAAAGCCTCTGGGTTTGTACGGAGGGTATCACGATCAAGAATCTGCCATTGTTCATATTCTACACTGTGTTCTGAAAATGAAATATCCGGAAAGCAGCAGAAAAAGCCCATGAGCTTACGTGTTAAATGGTAACCTCTGCCAAATTCTTTTTCGATTGCAGAAAGTAGAGAGAACATGGCATCACGTGCCTGTACAAATGGACTTTTGCTGGAATTCACGTTGCCGAACCGGTCTGTAAAATACCAAACACCGTCTGTACAGCGGACGTCGCCACCCTTAACTTCCATCACGTAAATTCCACTACCGGGTATAAGAAGTAGAAAGTCGATTTCTCCGTACAGTCTTTTTGAATGTCTTGCCAGATTCAATGAATGTAACACGGTCCAGTTTGCACTGAATGCACTGCTGGATAGCAGATGAAAAATGTTTTTTTCTGCTGTGCTTTTACACGATTTGTCCACGTATGGAGGTAACATATGAGCCATTATACTCCTCCTTGATTTAATAGTCGGTTAACATAACGAGCGTCCTGACGGCGATAGAGATCATCAATAAAGTTTATGCGTAGCAGGTTAACGGTTCCCAGGCCGGGAACAACGATTGTGCCACCGAAGTTATATAACAGGTCATCTATGTCACCACGTTGAAGTTGCCTGCGAATTAGTAACATGACCTGTTCAGCAGCGCGCATCCGCCAGCCAGTCATAATATTGATGCAGTGTCTAACCTGATCAATATTTTCATAAAGCAACTCTGAACCGGTTACAAGGGAAATGCTGATGAGGTCGCTGTCATCATCCGGACCGATCTGATTATTGTCCTGCAACCAATTTCGAATGGTCGCTTCATGACGCTTACAGCCATTTTCGCGGAGACTGGACACTAATTCAGCAAAATTCCTATTTGACTTTCGGTAATGCTCCTGAATCAGCTTTTTCCATAATCCGGTCCAATACTTGACAGTTTTTAGTTTTTCAGGGTCTGCGCTTCTCTCAATGAGTTCAACAACTATATCCCTTTGAGTGCTAATCAGCGCGATTATATCCTTAGGACTGAGTGAATCAGTCCGTGATGAATTTAATTGAATATTTGTATTGCGGACTTCCTTCACATCAGAAATCACATAGAATTTATGGGATTCTGTAGCATAAAAACATTGATCATTGTCAAATATGATTGCTTTGGTGTAGAGTATTTCTGTTGACTGACTAGTCACAGTATTTCCAATAATGCTGGTATCCGCCAGTCTGAACAGGCGCTCTTCTACAGCTTTGTCGGTACTGATAAATGCAGTTTGCGATATTCCTCCGTTATTATACCAAGTTCGCGTTTTTACCCCAAGGCTATTAGCCTGTTGTGCAATCTGTCGCTCGAGAGAACGAAAAAAGCCGACTTCAAATTCGTAAAATAAGAGTGTCAACCGCGTAAAACGGTAACAGTTTATTAGATCTGTCATATATTTTATCCGTAGCCAACTGATCACCAATGCACTGGCAGATTCTTCGAGCGGGCCTAATCTGGGGATATCCGCGGCTGTAATGACGTGGGGTCGGGATAAGCATTTGGTTTCGTTTAGCATAGATTCAACTGCGGCAGTTTCCGACGCTCTGGAACAAATAATATAGTCGATACACTGGCTGGACAGAAGCTCCTGCAGACGAAGATATTTTGATGGCGGCTGTATTGAAAGACTAGTAGTCACCGCTGATAAGGTGCTAATTGCATCACTAACTTCCTCGGCCGACTCGCCAAGCCAGTTCTGACTTTTTTGGTAAAGTTCACTTATCTGATTCTCCTTTACCTGCAATTGTTGTATTTCTATGTCTGAAGGATTGTGCACCAGGGACGCGGCATAATTGAAAAACCTAACCAACATACTTCTCAGGTTGATAAGATCGATATTGCTTTCGTCATTGCTTATAGATGAAACCTTACTGACAAGGTTTTCAAGCGCTGTGTTCTCGCAGCGTTCAATGTCCACCGTGAATCTATTGTAAACTTCCAGTTGCTTTTTGAATGAGAGAAAAGGACCAGAACAGACTTGGTCACTGATTAAAGTCTGGTCTTCTCCGGTCAGATCTAAAATTTTTAAACCAAGGTCTGCGATTAGAGGAAAATGTTCGATTTCTGAAAGTTCGGTGATTACCACTACAGGTATTCCGTAATTTTTGATATCATGTAAATTAGTCAGGTTGCTTTTGACTATTCCTGCTCCATCGATCATCAGTAAGCAGATGCGATCTGCGAGTCCGTCAAATGTTGCCATTTCGGTTAGATCATTTGATAGAAGTAAGGGCTGACTGCTAGTTTTACTGCCAGAATCACTTATTCTTCCGGTAGTAAAATAATCGCTTATTACCGCATCATTAATGTTCAATCGTTCAGTGGCAACCTGAAAGTTTTTGAATGTGCCTACCAGACATATACTTTTTTTATTGAACATATCATTGCCTTGCAAATTAATGCCGAGCAACCTTTGAGCTGGTAGATTCTCAATTGTTGAAAAAGCTTCTTTGACCTTTTTGAACGTTGATAACTCCTTTCTCCCTAATGGCGCAGGCTTAAGTTTAGCAATGTTTCTGAACTTAACTGATATCTCAGGGCTACTACTATTCTTCTCGGATTTTGTCCAGAATCGGATACTATTTTCGTTGGAACCAGCCCAGGCTACCACAGCCGAATCATTTAGCATTAGCCGGTCACCGATCTGATAATGTTCATGTGAGCGATAAATTTCGCCTTTATACGTATGGTAATTTTTCCTGAGACGGTCAAGTGTTAGCGGTATAGACAGCCACTGGGATGCTTGTTTTTTTACGGGCATGACAATACAAAGCCCGACATCCAGACCTGGATTATCTAAAAAAGCTTCAACGTGTTTTAACGCGAGCTGCAGGAGTGGGGGAAATAGCTCCTTATCCTCCGTTAAACTATCCCCAAAGATCAGTCTTTCAATCAGTTCTCCTTCCACCATTGTTATTAGATTGATGCCAGCATATGTCGTAGGCATCCAGCCAGTTTTGAGGCCATCAATGGTGGTACAGCATTTCCGATCTGCCGGAATGCCGCATTCATGGCGCCGGCAAACTCAAAACCATCTGGAAAAGACTGTAGTCTTGCGGCTTCCCGGACTGAAATGGTTCTGGCCTGCAGACTGTCATAATGGATATGGGAGTAACTATCCTTTCCGAGATGCGCCATTAGCGTTCTACTCGGTTTATCAGCCTCCATTTTCCTCCATTTGTTCGGAAATTTCTCATCACTATATGGTGGGATAGTCGCTTTTTTCAATTGTTGGTATACACGTGTCTTTTCCCCAGGTATTCTCTTTCCTTCTGATATCTGTTGAAGCCTGCTTTGAAAAAGCTCCCTGGAAATTTGCAAGGCCTGCGGGTACTGGTCGCCCGGATTCATTCGACCAAAAATTGAAAAATCTCTGGGCAGGTACCGAATCAGGTTGGCATTGACCAAACCATTGGTTTCATATCCTTCCCAGTTGCGCATCTGTTGCTGATACTCATTGAGATCACACTGATTTGCGTAAGCAATTACATCTGAGATACGACGGGTGCCACGGCGAAACTTACTGTTAAGGTGGTCGGTTAGACGAGGCAGATCAGACAGTGCATCTTCTGCGGTGACCGCAGGAATAAGACTATGTGAATCAGCATCAGGCGGTTGTCGGAAGTATTGATGTACGCTTTGACGTAAAATGGTCTGCAAGGCCACATTTCGGGATCCATGATAACCTCTGGGCAAATCTGCTGTATGAGTAGGTATTGGAAAGAAGATTTCAGTTTCTACGCTTTCATGCAGACCGATTAAGAACATTCGTTCGCGCATCTGCGGAACACCATAATAAACCGAGTTCAGTAATGTATAGGCACAGCGGTAGCCGAGGGCAGATAGGTCATCGCATATGCTTTCTGCAATATTGATACCACCATAGTTGAGAATGTCAGGAACATTTTCCATCAGGATAGCAAGTGGACGGAATTCTCTGACATAATGCAGATAGCGTTTGTAGAGCTGACTCCTTGCATCATTCAGAAAAGCATTGCTATCATTTTTAACTTCACGAAGTTTGGCTCGGCCAATTCGGGTGAAAGCTTGGCATGGTGGCCCTCCAATGATTACATCGATCTGAGCAGCCGTGTCTCCTTGAAGTCCGAGTTGACGTACCAAGTCAGCAGGCTCAGTCTGCTGGATATCCCGCGAACTGTGTTTCTCCACTGGGTCATGGGGGTGAAAATTAATTGCGTGTGACTTTGCTGCTGTTTCATCTATTTCTACAGAGGCCACTATTTCAAAGCCTGCTTTTTTAAAACCAAGGGATAACCCACCACAACCACCAAACAAATCAAGTGCTCGGGGTGATAATCCTGAGTGTAGGCGATTTCTTTTATGTACAAAATAATCCTCAGTTGTGAGAAGGGTTTTGGGAAGCCCGGTACTAAATCTATTGCTGGTCATTGATCAAGACTGTCAACCCTATTGTAGAAAAAAACAGGGAATATATATACTTATTATTGCTTAGCAAGTTATGGATTAGTTAATTAATTATTGCAGGCCGGCACACAGTTGATCTCAATGTTTTATCTCTATGTTAAGTTATTTTTTTACAATATACTCTTTATAAACTTATATTCAGGCGACAGCTTTAATTCTATTTCACATTTCCCAAAAAAATGTGAATTGAGCCCCGAGCCAAGCTGGACCAATAATTATAGCAAGGGATTTCGGTCTAATTAATTAGATTATTTGTATTTTTATTATTAATTATATTGTTGGAATTTTTGTCCTAAGCAGACCGTTGAGTTATCCCTGTTAACTATCGGAATAGAAAACTTTTGAAAGAAGTAATCCATAGTTAATTATATGTTGCTTTAACAACTTCAATTACTGACCTGCTAATTACACCGTTAGGTTTGTATTCTTTTTCTCCCTTTTCTACACTCTCCATGAAAGCATTATATTTCTGTTCATGGTTTTCATCAAACATAGATTCAAACGGAGTTCCTTTAAATGTAATACGACCAACGATTTCGTATACATCATCACCACAGACTTTAAAACATTGCTCCATCAATATATTACGAATAGCTGCTTCTTCTGATGTATAGAGTGGCTTTCCTGCCGCATTTACATAGTCTTCAAATGGATCGTCCGGATGAAAACCGCCATTCAGCCCTTCTGTCACAAGTTGGTGAGCAAAACCCTCTACCTCCGCTATCGTTGTTATTTTAGTAATCATTTATTTGTCTGATTTAATTGTTTGAGAAGAATATGTAATGTCTCATCCCGTTTAGCAGGTTTTAATTCACACTCATATATGGTTATAATTCGCCAGCCTGCTTCAGTAAGTTTGACATAATTTTCTTCATCTCTACGCCTGTTTGAATTGATTTTGTCTAGCCACCAGTCAGTCCTGGTTTTCGGTATGACAAAATAGCGACATCCATCGTGTCCATGGTAAAAGCATCCATGAATAAGTATTACTGTTTTGTACTTTGGTAAAACAACGTCGGGTTTTCCTGGCAGCTTCTTATCGTGTAATCGGTACCGAAAGCCTTGTGCAAAAAGAAATTTACGGACAATTAGCTCCGGCTTTGTATTCTTGCTTCGAACCTGCGACATGTTATAGCTACGTTGTTCGGGTGTGTGTACATCTGCCATCTGTTAGCTAATATCTCTCATTAAAATGTTCAACCTGCCCAACAATTGTTCTTCGAATTTGTCCTCTGAAAGACAGACAGCAGATAAAATCCGCCATTTGATGTGCTTCCTGCTCTGTCAACGCATGAATCCTTAAATGCTCTTCTGCATATTCATGCCAACCACCACCAATAGCATCCGGGCCGGCTTCCCGAATTACAGTTACCTTATACGTAGATACCTTTATTTTTGACGTTAGATCGTTACTTGATTCATTTTCTCCTGTCAACAGTACCTGCCCTGCCATATCACTTACATAAGTCTGAGTACTAATTCCATCCAGCCTTTCATCCCTGATTATAACAGAGAGGTCAAATGCTTCCTGCGGACTATTAGCTCGAATAGCTAGCTCCTGTAGTATATTGATCGAACTACTTTTGCTATTATCTATAATCCGTATCTGGAATGTTGTAGCAGGTTCTTTTTCTGGCCCGAAGTAATATTTACGGTAGTTCATAGAGATATAAAGTTAAACAAAAGGGCCATTTTATGTAATGCATTCGTGTCTTAATGTGCCATCACCATTTTAATAGCTGTGGCCTATATTATGTAGAAATTATTAAGCCTATCTGTCTTTGCCGGGCCATGTCTAGTGTA of the Spirosoma agri genome contains:
- a CDS encoding nuclease-related domain-containing DEAD/DEAH box helicase, with amino-acid sequence MAHMLPPYVDKSCKSTAEKNIFHLLSSSAFSANWTVLHSLNLARHSKRLYGEIDFLLLIPGSGIYVMEVKGGDVRCTDGVWYFTDRFGNVNSSKSPFVQARDAMFSLLSAIEKEFGRGYHLTRKLMGFFCCFPDISFSEHSVEYEQWQILDRDTLRTNPEAFFERLKKQTLLKHRNQRWFSESESILSLKDIDELCHFLRGDFERIRTSKERLEAFHKQVKSYTTEQFRILDHIHSNNRCLIQGSAGTGKTMVAMESAVRAAATGERVFLTCFNHMIGTWMAELMAPWKENISVVNLHAYLFEASRGFDYNQQQTNNQDFYTEFLPNLLTRMFAKGILPQFDRLIIDEGQDLIRPAYLQLFDAMLKGGLEGGRWEIYGDFEQQAIFAELSRREMIDLLNSYVSLANFNLRINCRNTKQIGMETALLSGFERPPFLLEHLEGAPVNYLWPGTGKEVDILTSCLDQLVNEQVPREEIIIISPRRLARSVAADVTRHNIREIRTAGELSINQDFFAFATIQSFKGMEAGYIVLTDIDDISSDQMRKLLYIGMSRARFVLMILLAETVKEKYKAILRNQLPVK
- a CDS encoding DNA cytosine methyltransferase — encoded protein: MTSNRFSTGLPKTLLTTEDYFVHKRNRLHSGLSPRALDLFGGCGGLSLGFKKAGFEIVASVEIDETAAKSHAINFHPHDPVEKHSSRDIQQTEPADLVRQLGLQGDTAAQIDVIIGGPPCQAFTRIGRAKLREVKNDSNAFLNDARSQLYKRYLHYVREFRPLAILMENVPDILNYGGINIAESICDDLSALGYRCAYTLLNSVYYGVPQMRERMFLIGLHESVETEIFFPIPTHTADLPRGYHGSRNVALQTILRQSVHQYFRQPPDADSHSLIPAVTAEDALSDLPRLTDHLNSKFRRGTRRISDVIAYANQCDLNEYQQQMRNWEGYETNGLVNANLIRYLPRDFSIFGRMNPGDQYPQALQISRELFQSRLQQISEGKRIPGEKTRVYQQLKKATIPPYSDEKFPNKWRKMEADKPSRTLMAHLGKDSYSHIHYDSLQARTISVREAARLQSFPDGFEFAGAMNAAFRQIGNAVPPLMASKLAGCLRHMLASI
- a CDS encoding very short patch repair endonuclease — translated: MADVHTPEQRSYNMSQVRSKNTKPELIVRKFLFAQGFRYRLHDKKLPGKPDVVLPKYKTVILIHGCFYHGHDGCRYFVIPKTRTDWWLDKINSNRRRDEENYVKLTEAGWRIITIYECELKPAKRDETLHILLKQLNQTNK
- a CDS encoding DrmE family protein; amino-acid sequence: MVEGELIERLIFGDSLTEDKELFPPLLQLALKHVEAFLDNPGLDVGLCIVMPVKKQASQWLSIPLTLDRLRKNYHTYKGEIYRSHEHYQIGDRLMLNDSAVVAWAGSNENSIRFWTKSEKNSSSPEISVKFRNIAKLKPAPLGRKELSTFKKVKEAFSTIENLPAQRLLGINLQGNDMFNKKSICLVGTFKNFQVATERLNINDAVISDYFTTGRISDSGSKTSSQPLLLSNDLTEMATFDGLADRICLLMIDGAGIVKSNLTNLHDIKNYGIPVVVITELSEIEHFPLIADLGLKILDLTGEDQTLISDQVCSGPFLSFKKQLEVYNRFTVDIERCENTALENLVSKVSSISNDESNIDLINLRSMLVRFFNYAASLVHNPSDIEIQQLQVKENQISELYQKSQNWLGESAEEVSDAISTLSAVTTSLSIQPPSKYLRLQELLSSQCIDYIICSRASETAAVESMLNETKCLSRPHVITAADIPRLGPLEESASALVISWLRIKYMTDLINCYRFTRLTLLFYEFEVGFFRSLERQIAQQANSLGVKTRTWYNNGGISQTAFISTDKAVEERLFRLADTSIIGNTVTSQSTEILYTKAIIFDNDQCFYATESHKFYVISDVKEVRNTNIQLNSSRTDSLSPKDIIALISTQRDIVVELIERSADPEKLKTVKYWTGLWKKLIQEHYRKSNRNFAELVSSLRENGCKRHEATIRNWLQDNNQIGPDDDSDLISISLVTGSELLYENIDQVRHCINIMTGWRMRAAEQVMLLIRRQLQRGDIDDLLYNFGGTIVVPGLGTVNLLRINFIDDLYRRQDARYVNRLLNQGGV